The Actinocatenispora sera genome has a window encoding:
- a CDS encoding ribonucleoside-diphosphate reductase subunit alpha — protein MTVLQEQSASDHRASEQRRHVMRVRKRDGVAEPVDVNKIVTAVERWVSDLDEVDPLRVATKTISGLYDGVTTEELDRLSIQTAAELIGEEPQYSRLAARLLATFVDKEVRGQGVASFSQSIRYAHGLGLIGDDTAEFVARNARRLDDAVDPDGDRRFEYFGLRTVTDRYLLRHPDSRLTVETPQYWLLRVACGLSQTPDEAIAFYRLMSSLSYLPSSPTLFNSGTRHAQMSSCFLVDSPRDELDSIYERYHQVARLSKFSGGIGISWSRVRGRGALIRGTNGRSNGIVPFLKTLDAGVAAVNQGGRRKGAACVYLEPWHPDIEEFLQLRDNTGEDSRRTHNLNLANWIPDEFMRRVEADEDWSLIDPSDAPELPDLYGEAFDTAYRAAEKKAVRTVRARDLYGRMMRTLAQTGNGWMTFKDTANRLGNQTGRPGNTIHLSNLCTEILEVNNDAETAVCNLGSINLGAHVDADGLDWDKLRATVRTAVLFLDRVIDINYYPAEQAAASNPRWRPVGLGLMGLQDAFFTLRLPFDSPQARELSTRVQEEVLLTALETSAGLAERFGPHPCYAETRAAGGTLCPDLWGCEPSQTDRWSVVRASIAAHGLRNSLLVAIAPTATIASIAGCYECIEPQVSNLFKRETMSGEFLQINTHLVQELKKLGLWTAPVREQIKRAEGSVQSVTDLPAELRTLFRTAWELPQRALIDVAAARAPYIDQSQSLNLFLSSPTIGKLSSMYLHAWKSGLKTTYYLRSRPATRIQQATVAVAPATSGAGPVSDAEALACSLENPESCEACQ, from the coding sequence ATGACGGTGCTGCAGGAGCAGTCTGCGTCAGATCACCGGGCGTCGGAGCAGCGACGACACGTGATGCGGGTACGCAAGCGCGACGGGGTCGCCGAACCGGTGGACGTCAACAAGATCGTCACTGCGGTGGAACGTTGGGTGTCCGACCTCGACGAGGTCGATCCGCTCAGGGTGGCGACCAAGACCATCAGCGGGCTCTACGACGGCGTCACCACCGAGGAGCTGGATCGGCTGTCCATCCAGACCGCAGCCGAGTTGATCGGTGAGGAACCTCAGTACTCCCGGCTCGCGGCCCGGTTGCTGGCCACCTTCGTGGACAAGGAGGTGCGCGGGCAGGGCGTCGCGAGCTTCAGCCAGTCGATCCGGTACGCGCACGGTTTGGGGCTGATCGGCGACGACACCGCCGAGTTCGTGGCACGCAACGCCCGCAGGCTCGACGACGCGGTGGACCCCGACGGCGACCGGCGCTTCGAGTACTTCGGACTGCGTACCGTCACGGATCGCTATCTGTTGCGGCATCCGGACTCCCGGCTGACCGTGGAGACCCCGCAGTACTGGCTGCTTCGGGTCGCATGTGGTCTGTCCCAGACGCCGGACGAGGCGATCGCCTTCTACCGGCTGATGTCGAGCCTGTCGTACCTGCCGAGTTCGCCGACGCTGTTCAACTCCGGGACCCGGCACGCGCAGATGTCGTCGTGCTTTCTGGTCGACTCACCGCGCGACGAGCTCGACTCGATCTACGAGCGGTACCACCAGGTCGCGCGGCTGTCGAAGTTCTCCGGCGGAATCGGGATCTCGTGGTCGCGCGTTCGTGGCCGCGGCGCGCTGATTCGCGGTACCAACGGCAGGTCGAACGGGATCGTGCCGTTTCTCAAGACCCTCGACGCCGGTGTGGCCGCGGTCAACCAGGGTGGCCGGCGCAAGGGGGCGGCGTGTGTCTACCTGGAGCCGTGGCATCCCGACATCGAGGAGTTCCTGCAGTTGCGGGACAACACCGGCGAGGACTCGCGCCGTACGCACAACCTGAACCTCGCCAACTGGATCCCCGACGAGTTCATGCGCCGGGTCGAGGCCGACGAGGACTGGTCACTGATCGACCCATCGGATGCGCCGGAGCTGCCCGACCTGTACGGCGAGGCGTTCGACACCGCGTACCGGGCGGCGGAGAAGAAGGCGGTTCGCACCGTCCGGGCCCGGGACCTGTACGGCCGGATGATGCGCACCCTGGCGCAGACCGGCAACGGCTGGATGACGTTCAAGGACACTGCAAACCGGCTGGGCAACCAGACCGGCAGACCGGGCAACACGATCCACCTGTCCAACCTGTGCACCGAGATCCTCGAAGTCAACAACGACGCCGAGACCGCCGTGTGCAACCTGGGGTCGATCAACCTGGGCGCGCACGTCGACGCCGACGGATTGGACTGGGACAAGCTGCGCGCCACGGTGCGCACCGCGGTGCTGTTCCTCGACCGGGTCATCGACATCAACTACTACCCCGCCGAGCAGGCGGCGGCCTCCAACCCGCGCTGGCGTCCGGTCGGGCTGGGCCTGATGGGCCTGCAGGACGCGTTCTTCACCCTGCGCCTGCCGTTCGACTCGCCGCAGGCGCGGGAGCTGTCGACCCGGGTACAGGAGGAGGTCCTGCTGACGGCGCTGGAGACCTCGGCCGGGCTCGCCGAACGGTTCGGCCCGCACCCCTGCTACGCCGAGACGCGCGCGGCCGGCGGAACCCTGTGTCCCGACCTGTGGGGTTGCGAGCCGAGCCAGACCGACCGGTGGAGCGTGGTACGGGCATCCATTGCCGCACACGGCCTGCGCAACTCGCTGCTGGTGGCGATCGCGCCGACCGCCACGATCGCCTCGATCGCCGGCTGCTACGAGTGCATCGAGCCGCAGGTGTCCAACCTGTTCAAGCGCGAGACGATGTCCGGCGAGTTCCTCCAGATCAACACCCATCTGGTACAGGAGTTGAAGAAGCTCGGGCTGTGGACGGCGCCGGTCCGCGAGCAGATCAAGCGCGCCGAGGGCTCGGTGCAGTCGGTCACCGACCTGCCCGCCGAACTGCGCACGCTGTTTCGTACCGCGTGGGAGCTGCCGCAGCGGGCACTGATAGACGTGGCGGCCGCCCGCGCTCCGTACATCGACCAGTCCCAGTCGCTGAACCTGTTCCTGAGCTCGCCGACCATCGGCAAGCTGTCCTCGATGTACCTGCACGCCTGGAAGTCCGGGCTCAAGACGACCTACTACCTGCGCTCGCGTCCGGCGACGCGCATCCAGCAGGCGACCGTCGCGGTCGCGCCCGCGACAAGCGGTGCCGGCCCGGTCAGCGACGCCGAGGCGCTGGCCTGTTCCCTGGAAAACCCCGAGAGCTGCGAGGCGTGCCAATGA
- a CDS encoding cation-translocating P-type ATPase, which produces MPSVELSPQQEADPREAVTLLQRDLRSSPAGLSGREAARRLVQYGPNELPRTRSMHWLADLAGQFSHPLALLLWLAAALAALEGTVVLAVAIVAVIMLNALLAFAQQHRAEQAVAALAGYLPEQATVLRDGRDSVIPSSQLVPGDVVLIAEGERISADARLLDGSIEVDLSELTGESLPVTRSAQLVDTTGPILQARDLVFSGSTCTQGAARAMVFATGPHTELGRIAALTRRTRRDVSPLEHQVKRVAWLIGAIAVGIGLLFLPIGTFAAGMPLSDAANFAIGLLVANVPEGLLPTITLALAVGVRELARMGAVVKQLSAVETLGSTSVICTDKTGTLTRNVLTPVSLWTLHGETDFGNRAAATTALDAAVGACLWRCSTASIDPDDVGRGDPTEVALLTATRRLGVAIGTDRESSRRALYAFDPALRMMSTVDATDGELWLHTKGAPEEIIERCVSILDADCAEHPLDPALRRAAAAASEGYASSGHRVIAAARHRLDHDPGDRAQLEQRLCLLGVVAMIDPPRPEAAGAVEACRSAGIHIIMITGDHPGTARTIATQVGIADEDTPVMTGEQLDTMPEAELDRLVSGNRNLVFARTSPEAKLRIADAVRATGHVVAMTGDGVNDAPALRHSDIGVAMGRSGTDVAREAAVMVLTDDNFATIVAAVSAGRRVYANVRKFILYIFAHAIPEIVPFLIFALSGGAVPLPLTVLQILVIDLGTETLPALALGREPAEPGVMNQPPRRKHSGIITGRLLARAWGLLGTSSAILVTAGFFAVLLHAGWRPGADVTAASPLHEVYLQATTMSFLGIVACQIGTAFAARTDRVSLRTVGLFSNRLLLWGIGFELLVAAAVCLIPGLDTVFGTSLPPAWALGLLPILPITVWGVDETYRAAQRRSATRAAQHRPARHHPR; this is translated from the coding sequence GTGCCGTCAGTCGAACTCTCGCCGCAGCAGGAGGCCGATCCACGCGAGGCGGTCACGCTGCTGCAGCGCGACCTTCGTAGCTCGCCTGCGGGATTGAGCGGCCGTGAGGCCGCACGTCGACTGGTCCAGTACGGTCCCAACGAGTTGCCGCGAACCCGATCGATGCACTGGCTGGCCGACTTGGCTGGACAGTTCAGCCATCCCCTGGCGCTGCTGCTCTGGCTCGCGGCGGCTCTGGCCGCCCTCGAGGGTACGGTCGTGCTGGCTGTGGCGATCGTGGCCGTCATCATGCTCAACGCGCTCCTGGCCTTCGCGCAGCAACACCGCGCCGAACAGGCAGTGGCCGCACTGGCCGGATACCTGCCCGAGCAGGCCACCGTGCTACGCGACGGCCGGGACAGCGTCATACCCAGCAGCCAGCTGGTGCCGGGAGACGTGGTGCTGATCGCCGAGGGCGAACGAATTTCCGCCGACGCCCGACTACTCGACGGATCCATCGAAGTCGACCTGTCGGAGCTGACCGGCGAATCCTTGCCGGTGACGCGATCCGCGCAGCTGGTCGACACCACCGGACCGATACTGCAGGCACGCGACCTCGTGTTCTCCGGATCGACCTGCACCCAGGGCGCCGCACGCGCCATGGTGTTCGCCACCGGACCACACACCGAACTCGGCCGCATCGCGGCCCTGACCCGCCGCACACGTCGCGACGTCAGCCCGCTGGAGCATCAGGTCAAGCGCGTGGCATGGCTGATCGGCGCCATTGCTGTCGGCATTGGGCTGCTGTTTCTTCCCATCGGGACCTTCGCCGCCGGCATGCCGCTGTCGGACGCAGCGAACTTCGCCATCGGACTGTTGGTCGCCAACGTCCCGGAAGGGTTGTTGCCGACCATCACGCTGGCGCTTGCCGTCGGCGTGCGGGAACTGGCCCGGATGGGTGCGGTGGTCAAGCAGCTGTCCGCGGTCGAGACCCTCGGCTCCACCTCGGTGATCTGCACCGACAAGACAGGGACACTGACCCGCAACGTGCTGACACCGGTGTCGTTGTGGACCCTGCACGGCGAAACCGATTTTGGCAACCGAGCCGCGGCCACCACCGCGCTGGATGCGGCGGTGGGCGCCTGCCTGTGGCGCTGCAGCACCGCGAGTATCGACCCGGACGATGTCGGGCGTGGCGATCCAACCGAGGTCGCGCTGCTCACCGCGACGCGCCGCCTCGGGGTGGCGATCGGAACCGACCGTGAGAGCAGCCGGCGAGCGTTGTACGCCTTCGACCCGGCTCTACGGATGATGTCCACGGTCGACGCCACGGACGGTGAGCTGTGGCTCCACACCAAAGGCGCCCCGGAGGAGATCATCGAGCGCTGCGTGAGCATCTTGGATGCCGACTGCGCCGAACATCCGCTGGATCCGGCTCTGCGACGCGCGGCCGCCGCCGCCAGCGAAGGGTACGCCAGCAGCGGCCACCGGGTCATCGCCGCGGCCCGGCATCGTCTCGACCACGATCCCGGAGATCGCGCGCAGCTCGAACAGCGACTGTGCCTGCTGGGGGTCGTCGCCATGATCGACCCGCCCAGGCCCGAAGCGGCCGGCGCCGTCGAAGCCTGCCGATCGGCCGGTATCCACATCATCATGATCACCGGCGATCATCCCGGCACCGCCCGTACGATCGCCACCCAGGTGGGGATTGCCGACGAGGACACCCCGGTCATGACCGGCGAGCAGCTGGACACGATGCCGGAGGCAGAACTCGACCGGCTGGTGTCCGGAAACCGGAATCTGGTCTTCGCCCGGACCTCGCCCGAGGCCAAGCTCCGTATTGCCGACGCAGTCCGTGCCACCGGTCACGTGGTGGCCATGACCGGCGACGGGGTCAACGACGCACCAGCGCTGCGGCACAGCGACATCGGCGTCGCGATGGGGCGCTCCGGTACCGATGTGGCCCGCGAGGCGGCCGTCATGGTGCTCACCGACGACAACTTCGCCACCATCGTGGCCGCGGTGTCGGCGGGCCGCCGCGTCTACGCCAACGTGCGCAAGTTCATCCTGTACATCTTCGCGCACGCCATCCCCGAGATCGTTCCCTTCCTGATCTTCGCCCTGTCCGGCGGCGCGGTCCCGCTGCCGTTGACCGTGCTGCAGATCCTCGTCATCGACCTGGGAACCGAGACCCTGCCGGCGCTCGCGCTGGGCCGTGAGCCCGCCGAACCCGGAGTCATGAACCAACCGCCACGCCGGAAACACAGCGGCATCATCACCGGCCGCCTGCTCGCCCGCGCCTGGGGCCTGCTCGGGACCAGCTCGGCGATCCTGGTCACCGCAGGGTTCTTCGCCGTGCTGCTGCACGCCGGCTGGCGGCCCGGCGCCGACGTCACGGCCGCATCACCGCTGCACGAGGTGTACCTGCAGGCGACCACCATGAGCTTCCTCGGCATCGTCGCCTGCCAGATCGGCACCGCGTTTGCCGCCCGTACCGACCGGGTCTCGCTGCGCACCGTCGGTCTGTTCAGCAACCGGCTGCTGCTGTGGGGCATCGGATTCGAACTGCTGGTCGCGGCCGCGGTCTGCCTGATCCCCGGCCTCGACACGGTCTTCGGCACCTCGCTACCGCCGGCATGGGCGCTGGGGCTGCTACCGATCCTCCCCATCACCGTGTGGGGAGTCGACGAAACCTACCGGGCCGCGCAACGGCGCTCCGCCACACGGGCGGCGCAGCATCGACCGGCCAGACACCACCCGAGGTGA
- a CDS encoding carbamate kinase, whose protein sequence is MLIVIALGGNALLQRHDKTDARTQHSRARQAVRAVAPLAAENQLVITHGNGPQVGLLAAESTRDATLGSAYPLDVLGAASEGMIGHWLSLELRNALPTVPVAALLTQTLVDEHDPAFRDPTKFIGVGYEPHVAQAIAAQRGWTMRQDGNSWRRVVPSPEPRDVLDIDVLELLLAHGTIPICAGGGGVPVIRAADGQLVGIDAVIDKDLTASLIATRLQADALLMLTDVTQVEQHWGTPLARPLHRVTSSQLRQMNFAAGSMGPKIEAACRFVDQHAATGGTAIAGIGQLTDAADILTGQAGTLITSDADPAGAAELPVQAAEHLRLR, encoded by the coding sequence ATGTTGATCGTGATCGCGCTGGGCGGCAACGCTTTGCTGCAGCGGCACGACAAGACCGATGCTCGCACTCAGCACTCCCGCGCCCGGCAGGCCGTTCGCGCCGTAGCGCCGCTGGCCGCCGAAAATCAGCTGGTCATCACGCACGGCAACGGGCCCCAGGTGGGGCTGCTCGCCGCCGAATCCACGCGGGACGCCACGCTCGGAAGCGCCTACCCCCTCGACGTTCTGGGTGCCGCATCCGAGGGGATGATCGGGCACTGGCTCAGTCTGGAGTTGCGCAATGCGCTGCCCACGGTCCCGGTGGCGGCGCTGCTGACGCAGACGCTGGTTGACGAGCACGACCCCGCCTTTCGCGATCCGACCAAGTTCATCGGGGTCGGCTACGAGCCGCATGTCGCGCAGGCGATCGCCGCCCAGCGCGGATGGACGATGCGGCAGGACGGCAACTCGTGGCGGCGGGTGGTACCCAGCCCCGAACCACGAGACGTCCTCGACATCGACGTACTCGAGTTGCTGTTGGCTCACGGCACGATCCCCATCTGTGCCGGTGGCGGGGGAGTGCCCGTGATCCGCGCCGCGGATGGACAGTTGGTCGGAATCGACGCCGTGATCGACAAGGACCTCACCGCGTCGCTGATCGCGACCAGGCTGCAGGCCGATGCGCTGCTGATGCTCACCGATGTCACCCAGGTCGAACAACACTGGGGCACGCCGCTGGCCCGTCCGCTACATCGGGTCACGAGCAGCCAGCTGCGGCAGATGAACTTCGCGGCCGGATCGATGGGCCCCAAGATCGAGGCCGCCTGCCGGTTCGTCGACCAGCACGCCGCGACCGGCGGTACCGCGATCGCCGGGATCGGGCAGCTCACCGACGCGGCGGACATCCTGACCGGCCAGGCCGGCACGCTCATCACCAGTGATGCCGATCCGGCCGGTGCCGCGGAGCTGCCCGTTCAGGCTGCCGAACATCTCCGCCTCCGATGA
- a CDS encoding ribonucleotide-diphosphate reductase subunit beta — protein sequence MTTNPETTSTRASTGERHLLLDPGMDLTLRPMRYPRFFDRFKDAIKNTWTVEEVDLHSDLADLAKLSPAEQHLVSRLVAFFATGDTIVANNLVLNLYQHVNSPEGRLYLSRQLYEEAVHVQFYLNLLDTYVPDEKERFEAFAAVENIPSIARKAEFCFRWIDSIFQLRELRTREDRRAFLLNVICFAACIEGLFFYGAFAYVYFLRSRGLLHGLASGTNWVFRDESMHMAFAFDVVDTVRAEEPDLFDAQMQQQVKDMLAEAVECEVQFAADLLEQGVSGMSLTHMREYLQHVADRRLAMLGIEPMYGSRNPFAFMELQDVQELSNFFERRVSAYQVAVAGSVSFDDDF from the coding sequence ATGACGACGAACCCCGAGACCACCAGCACCCGTGCCAGCACCGGGGAACGGCACCTGCTGCTCGACCCTGGCATGGACCTGACCCTGCGGCCGATGCGCTACCCGCGCTTCTTCGACCGGTTCAAGGACGCGATCAAGAACACCTGGACGGTCGAGGAGGTCGACCTGCACTCCGACCTCGCCGACCTGGCCAAACTTTCTCCCGCCGAGCAGCATCTGGTGTCGCGGCTGGTCGCCTTCTTCGCCACCGGCGACACGATCGTGGCCAACAACCTGGTGCTCAACCTCTACCAGCACGTCAACTCGCCGGAGGGTCGGCTCTACCTGTCGCGGCAGCTGTACGAGGAGGCCGTGCACGTTCAGTTCTATCTGAACCTGCTGGACACCTACGTACCGGACGAGAAGGAACGGTTCGAGGCGTTCGCGGCGGTGGAGAACATCCCGTCGATCGCCCGCAAGGCGGAGTTCTGTTTCCGGTGGATCGACTCCATCTTCCAGCTGCGGGAACTCAGGACCCGCGAGGACCGGCGCGCGTTCCTGCTCAACGTGATCTGCTTCGCCGCCTGCATCGAGGGCCTGTTCTTCTACGGCGCCTTCGCCTACGTGTACTTCCTGCGCTCCCGCGGCCTTCTGCACGGCCTCGCTTCGGGCACCAACTGGGTGTTCCGCGACGAGTCGATGCACATGGCGTTCGCCTTCGACGTGGTCGACACCGTCCGGGCCGAGGAGCCCGACCTGTTCGACGCCCAGATGCAGCAGCAGGTCAAGGACATGCTCGCCGAGGCCGTGGAGTGCGAGGTCCAGTTCGCGGCCGACCTGCTGGAACAAGGCGTGTCCGGGATGTCGCTGACGCACATGCGCGAGTACCTCCAGCACGTCGCCGACCGGCGGCTGGCCATGCTCGGCATCGAGCCGATGTACGGCAGCCGCAACCCGTTCGCGTTCATGGAACTGCAGGACGTTCAGGAGCTGTCGAACTTCTTCGAGCGGCGGGTCTCGGCCTACCAGGTGGCAGTTGCCGGGTCGGTGAGCTTCGACGACGACTTCTGA